A genomic segment from Lignipirellula cremea encodes:
- a CDS encoding carboxypeptidase-like regulatory domain-containing protein, producing the protein MRSSLVILFLLCVLNPCVAEEPASDAAQRPNLVANGSLSLTIFVSQNDRSIQGAFVQVFDSFDNVVASGKTAGGFFKATSLPSGTYEVAVTYNNVRRFKEARLSDQNVDLEFTLDN; encoded by the coding sequence ATGCGTTCTTCCCTCGTTATCCTGTTTTTACTGTGCGTGTTGAATCCTTGCGTGGCTGAGGAGCCGGCTTCCGATGCGGCGCAGCGGCCGAATCTCGTTGCGAATGGTTCGCTGTCTTTGACGATTTTTGTGTCGCAAAACGACAGGTCCATCCAGGGAGCCTTTGTTCAGGTCTTTGACTCCTTTGACAATGTGGTGGCGAGCGGGAAAACGGCAGGCGGTTTTTTCAAGGCGACCAGCTTGCCGTCCGGGACCTACGAGGTCGCCGTGACGTACAATAATGTTCGCCGCTTCAAAGAAGCGAGACTGAGTGATCAGAATGTCGATCTGGAATTTACGCTGGACAACTAG
- a CDS encoding M23 family metallopeptidase: MFRTAWLLLIFLCPGLVSGQILGRRIIPQEPPPTPATWAERNQQSPLCQACEVESLALPLCIALASVRPRRVPAGECALPQYGTSRQHLLLWRVIPWQVQHAEFLELYETLKDRSSDGVELEREKTRLFIWCEKKKLPVCAEFVLRDFLYTRGVHHENSVYQKNLQRWKELAKTEPIPYTFRLPVQGQWHALLDESGHHQKKHGAVFAFDIVRQVGGHLHAGANAKENHFAWRQPVLAVCDGVITAAVDKHNDHTIGRPGPLSYSNHIRLDCGGGVFAEYHHLQKDSLRVKVGDKVEAGQVLGNIGNSGASGVPHLHFSFMDRDGFSLPGRYRLRVLAAQGWTNLNGEDIAEGWHFRSVD; encoded by the coding sequence ATGTTCCGAACCGCTTGGCTGTTGCTGATTTTCCTCTGCCCCGGTCTGGTTTCCGGGCAAATTCTGGGGCGTCGGATCATTCCTCAAGAGCCGCCGCCGACTCCGGCGACCTGGGCCGAGCGCAATCAGCAGTCACCCCTGTGTCAAGCCTGCGAAGTAGAAAGTTTGGCGCTGCCATTATGCATCGCGTTGGCCAGCGTTCGACCTCGCCGCGTGCCTGCAGGCGAATGCGCGCTGCCTCAGTATGGGACGTCCCGGCAACATCTTCTCCTGTGGCGGGTGATACCCTGGCAGGTTCAGCATGCGGAGTTTTTGGAGCTTTACGAGACGCTCAAGGACCGATCGTCCGATGGCGTGGAGCTGGAACGTGAAAAAACCAGGCTCTTTATTTGGTGCGAAAAGAAAAAGCTACCGGTCTGTGCGGAATTCGTACTCCGTGACTTTCTTTACACCCGTGGCGTGCATCACGAAAATTCGGTCTATCAGAAGAATCTGCAGCGCTGGAAAGAATTGGCGAAGACGGAACCGATCCCATATACGTTTCGGCTGCCGGTTCAGGGTCAGTGGCACGCCTTGCTGGACGAATCAGGACACCATCAAAAGAAGCACGGCGCCGTCTTCGCTTTTGATATCGTTCGCCAGGTGGGCGGCCATCTGCACGCGGGCGCTAACGCCAAAGAAAATCATTTCGCCTGGAGGCAACCGGTGCTGGCCGTCTGTGACGGGGTAATCACGGCCGCAGTCGATAAGCATAACGACCATACGATCGGTCGCCCCGGACCGTTAAGCTATTCCAACCACATTCGACTCGATTGCGGCGGCGGCGTGTTCGCCGAGTATCATCACCTGCAAAAGGACTCATTACGGGTCAAGGTCGGCGACAAGGTAGAGGCCGGGCAGGTGCTTGGCAACATCGGCAATTCCGGCGCAAGCGGCGTGCCCCACCTGCATTTTTCGTTCATGGATCGCGATGGCTTCTCGCTGCCGGGTCGATACCGTCTGCGAGTTCTCGCCGCTCAAGGGTGGACCAACCTCAACGGCGAAGACATCGCCGAAGGGTGGCACTTCCGGAGCGTGGATTAA
- a CDS encoding transposase, with the protein MARTPRREVIDESSVGVFHCVNRCVRRAFLCGQDPVSGQDFDHRRAWIQRRMEFLAGEFGVEVLGFAVMSNHLHVILRTRPDVVAEWSDNDIALRWWNLFPLRREQDGSPAEPTEAELGMLLCDSKVLAERRQRLSSLSWFMRWLAEPIARRANKEDECTGRFWEGRYKCQPLLDEAALLACSVYVDLNPVRAGIAATPETSRHTSGYERIEASKVEIGTIRHSDTPNPEQAPRQDDWLSPIELDKQSERSTTRSARRASDRGYLSLDLTAYLKLLDWTGRQIRRGKRGSIPSDLALILERLQISADLWVNTVQNFRKLFHRAAGSPTTLAAEAARRGKRWLAGMQTSRECFAG; encoded by the coding sequence ATGGCCCGTACTCCGCGTCGTGAAGTGATTGATGAATCGTCGGTTGGCGTGTTTCATTGCGTGAATCGCTGTGTCAGACGTGCATTTTTATGTGGGCAGGATCCTGTGTCGGGGCAGGATTTTGACCATCGCCGGGCGTGGATTCAGCGGCGGATGGAGTTTCTCGCAGGCGAGTTTGGCGTCGAGGTGCTCGGCTTTGCCGTGATGAGCAACCATTTGCATGTCATCCTGCGGACCCGGCCGGATGTGGTGGCCGAATGGTCCGACAACGACATCGCCCTGCGGTGGTGGAATCTGTTTCCGCTGCGCCGTGAACAAGACGGCTCGCCAGCCGAACCGACCGAGGCGGAACTCGGGATGCTGCTCTGCGACTCCAAGGTGCTCGCCGAACGGCGGCAGCGGTTGTCGAGCCTTTCCTGGTTCATGCGCTGGCTGGCCGAGCCGATCGCCCGCCGGGCTAATAAAGAGGACGAGTGCACCGGCCGTTTCTGGGAGGGCCGCTACAAATGCCAGCCACTTCTTGATGAAGCGGCGTTGCTGGCGTGCAGCGTGTACGTCGATCTGAACCCCGTGCGAGCCGGCATCGCCGCCACGCCGGAGACGAGTCGTCATACGTCGGGTTATGAGCGGATCGAAGCCAGCAAAGTGGAGATTGGCACAATCCGACACTCAGACACACCCAATCCAGAACAAGCACCGCGGCAAGACGACTGGCTCAGTCCGATCGAGCTGGACAAACAAAGCGAACGTTCGACCACCCGTTCGGCACGCCGGGCTTCCGATCGCGGGTATCTCTCGCTGGATCTCACCGCGTACTTGAAACTGCTCGATTGGACCGGCCGGCAAATCCGCCGCGGCAAACGCGGCAGTATTCCTTCCGACCTGGCGCTGATCCTGGAGCGGTTGCAGATCTCGGCCGACCTCTGGGTGAACACCGTCCAAAACTTCCGCAAGCTGTTCCACCGCGCCGCGGGCTCGCCCACCACTCTCGCCGCCGAAGCCGCCCGCCGCGGCAAACGCTGGCTGGCCGGCATGCAAACCAGCCGCGAATGTTTCGCCGGTTAG
- a CDS encoding leucine-rich repeat domain-containing protein produces the protein MKWIFAGGAVLFAGVVGITIFYWLRPLILIADLEDRGALVILDDGKVTAIGYDETVDELLELAQLELFKELEVLEIAGDPVRCDFSPLRNLLNLQGLTLRSNSFSDKDTQYLLGLKSLEYLSLRGTNISARSLNGICGIRLKVLQLGYTNLDETALVMIAECNSLQSLELPASAITPGSISELGRLSNLRRLVVTDAMKTGHVPTEIVEFSQSHPNISIDVW, from the coding sequence GTGAAATGGATATTTGCTGGTGGCGCCGTCTTATTCGCTGGAGTAGTGGGGATCACGATATTTTACTGGTTGAGGCCATTAATTCTAATAGCAGATCTTGAAGATCGAGGAGCTCTGGTTATTTTAGATGACGGTAAGGTCACAGCCATCGGTTACGATGAAACTGTTGATGAGCTACTAGAATTAGCGCAGTTAGAGCTATTTAAAGAGCTGGAAGTGCTTGAGATTGCAGGAGACCCCGTGCGTTGCGACTTCAGCCCGCTGCGCAATCTTTTAAATCTACAAGGGCTAACGCTCCGAAGCAACTCTTTCTCTGATAAGGACACGCAATATTTACTTGGACTAAAATCCTTGGAATACCTCAGTCTACGCGGTACGAATATATCGGCCCGCTCACTTAATGGGATCTGCGGTATTAGGCTAAAGGTGTTGCAGCTTGGCTATACAAACCTGGACGAGACCGCGCTCGTTATGATCGCAGAATGCAATTCACTTCAGTCTCTTGAGTTACCAGCGTCGGCAATTACTCCCGGATCAATCTCAGAACTAGGTCGGCTTTCGAACCTTAGGCGTCTTGTTGTCACCGATGCTATGAAGACCGGGCATGTTCCTACCGAGATTGTTGAATTCTCACAGAGCCATCCTAATATTTCAATTGATGTATGGTAG